In Bacillus cereus ATCC 14579, a single window of DNA contains:
- a CDS encoding GNAT family N-acetyltransferase has protein sequence MKFVSIEKDEILIGNMAKLYCKVFEKTNFNEMIERMNRHIEYTGFKGIVAINDENEVVGFTYGYRSMEGQYYNQLMREALHLEQVDEWLQDCFEFVELAVHPQYQNEGLGTKLHNELLEGIPNRTSVLTTQINNEKARSLYERLDWVNVLEPFHPSKNDVPYVIMGKALKTKVN, from the coding sequence GTGAAATTCGTAAGCATTGAAAAAGATGAGATCTTAATTGGGAATATGGCAAAATTGTATTGTAAAGTATTTGAAAAAACAAATTTCAATGAAATGATCGAGCGAATGAATAGGCATATAGAATATACAGGTTTTAAAGGTATAGTAGCAATAAATGATGAAAATGAAGTAGTTGGCTTTACTTATGGTTATCGCTCAATGGAGGGACAGTACTATAATCAATTAATGAGAGAAGCGTTACATCTAGAGCAAGTAGACGAATGGTTACAAGATTGTTTTGAATTTGTAGAGTTAGCAGTCCACCCACAATATCAAAATGAAGGTCTTGGAACGAAATTACATAATGAATTACTAGAAGGGATTCCAAATAGAACGAGTGTTTTAACAACACAAATAAACAATGAAAAAGCACGTTCGTTATATGAAAGATTAGATTGGGTAAATGTATTAGAACCATTTCATCCAAGTAAAAATGATGTTCCATATGTAATAATGGGAAAAGCATTAAAAACAAAAGTGAATTGA
- a CDS encoding RNA-guided endonuclease TnpB family protein: MSQTITVKVKLLPTKEQIQLLEQSSYEYIKVINTLVSEMAEAKKSTKKSTKDVEANLPSAVKNQAIKDAKSVFSTKVKKSKYKVIPILKRPVCVWNNQNYSFDFTHISVPLMVNGKSTRLKVRALLTDKYNRNFNLLTHKLGTLRITKKSNKWIAQISVTIPTNEKTGTKILGVDLGLKVPAVAITDDEKVRFFGNGRQNKYMKRKFRSVRKKLGENKKLNAIRQLDDKEQRWMQDQDHKVSREIIDFATDNNISVIRLEQLTNIRQTARTSRKNEKNLHTWSFYRLAQFIEYKANLVGIKVEYVNPAYTSQTCPKCSEKNKAPARKSKCRCGFEKHRDSVGAMNIRTATVINGTSQSA, from the coding sequence GTGTCACAAACAATCACAGTCAAAGTTAAATTGCTTCCAACAAAAGAACAAATTCAGTTATTGGAACAAAGTAGCTATGAGTATATCAAAGTCATTAATACACTTGTATCTGAAATGGCTGAAGCGAAGAAGAGCACTAAGAAAAGTACAAAAGATGTTGAAGCGAATCTTCCAAGCGCAGTGAAGAACCAAGCAATTAAAGACGCTAAAAGTGTGTTTTCTACAAAGGTGAAAAAAAGTAAATACAAAGTTATTCCGATTCTAAAGAGACCTGTTTGTGTATGGAACAATCAAAACTATTCGTTTGACTTCACGCACATTTCAGTTCCACTCATGGTAAATGGAAAATCAACTCGCTTAAAGGTTCGTGCTTTATTAACTGATAAATATAATCGCAATTTTAATTTGTTAACACACAAGTTAGGTACACTTCGTATCACGAAGAAATCTAATAAGTGGATTGCTCAAATATCTGTCACAATTCCTACAAATGAAAAAACAGGAACGAAGATTTTAGGGGTAGATTTAGGTCTTAAAGTCCCTGCGGTAGCCATCACAGACGATGAGAAAGTTCGTTTCTTCGGCAATGGTAGACAAAACAAATATATGAAACGTAAGTTTCGTAGTGTTCGTAAGAAGTTAGGTGAAAATAAGAAATTAAATGCCATTCGACAACTTGATGATAAAGAACAAAGATGGATGCAAGACCAAGACCACAAAGTAAGTCGTGAAATCATTGACTTTGCAACTGATAATAACATTTCTGTTATTCGTTTAGAACAACTAACGAATATTAGACAGACGGCAAGAACAAGCCGTAAAAACGAGAAAAATCTACACACTTGGTCATTCTATCGTTTAGCACAATTCATTGAATACAAAGCGAATTTAGTTGGTATTAAGGTAGAATATGTGAACCCTGCTTATACAAGTCAAACATGTCCGAAATGTTCTGAAAAGAACAAAGCACCAGCCAGAAAATCCAAGTGCCGATGTGGATTTGAGAAACATCGTGATAGTGTTGGGGCGATGAATATTCGCACCGCAACTGTGATTAATGGTACCAGTCAATCAGCTTAA
- a CDS encoding TetR/AcrR family transcriptional regulator gives MEQKQRPLGRPRQNKNTKSTKENILEVATRLFLTQNYQVVSMDEVAKVCGVTKATVYYYYSTKADLFTATMIEMMVRIRENMSQILSTNKTLEERLLDFAKVYLHATMDIDMKNFMKDAKLSLSEEQLKQLKNAEDNMYEVLEKALDNAMHIGEIPKGNAKFAAHAFVSLLSIGNFKDENHNPILANIDELAQEIVSFYWNGLGHSY, from the coding sequence TTGGAACAAAAACAACGTCCTCTCGGAAGGCCGCGTCAAAATAAAAATACAAAATCTACAAAAGAAAACATTTTAGAAGTAGCAACCCGCTTATTTCTTACACAAAATTATCAAGTCGTTTCTATGGATGAGGTCGCAAAAGTTTGTGGTGTTACGAAAGCAACTGTCTACTATTACTATTCAACAAAAGCCGATTTATTTACCGCTACTATGATCGAAATGATGGTACGTATACGTGAGAATATGTCTCAAATACTCTCTACAAACAAAACTTTAGAAGAAAGATTATTAGACTTCGCTAAAGTTTACTTACACGCAACGATGGATATTGATATGAAAAATTTTATGAAAGATGCAAAACTGTCGTTATCTGAAGAACAATTGAAACAATTAAAAAATGCTGAAGATAATATGTATGAAGTACTAGAAAAAGCACTCGATAATGCTATGCACATCGGAGAAATTCCGAAAGGAAACGCTAAATTTGCGGCTCATGCTTTCGTATCTTTATTATCTATTGGGAATTTTAAAGATGAAAATCACAATCCTATTCTTGCAAATATAGATGAATTAGCACAAGAAATCGTTTCTTTTTATTGGAACGGATTAGGTCATTCATATTAA
- a CDS encoding IS3-like element ISBce18 family transposase (programmed frameshift), translating into MTKFTKDLKLTLVQGFNPKIISQAEYAKQMHITKAQFQYWLRLYELHGEEGLHEVYTNYTAEFKLDVLNFMAQSGISLMDTAAIFMVPSFTTVYQWKKQFEVGGLDALEPKKKGRPFMKNKNTKHDTKKIPAEGSVEALQAELERLRMENAYFKKVECLSSKQGKITKQDKAQVVYELRHEFQVKELVKLADIPRSTYYFYVKQMDRIDPDADLKVEIKAIYDEHEGRYGYRRIRNELANRNQIVNHKKVQRIMKELGLKCLVRMKKYKSYKGTVGKIAPHILERKFTADTPNEKWVTDITEFKLFGEKLYLSPVLDLYNGEIITYTIGSRPTYSLVSEMLETALEGLPENHQLMMHSDQGWHYQMKQYRHALQKRGIVQSMSRKGNCYDNAVMENFFGIMKSEFLYIKEFESVEHFKIELEKYIDYYNTKRIKAKLKMSPVQYRTHFYQAA; encoded by the exons ATGACAAAATTTACGAAGGATTTAAAGTTAACGCTCGTTCAAGGATTTAATCCGAAAATAATTTCTCAAGCAGAATATGCAAAACAGATGCATATTACAAAGGCACAATTTCAATACTGGTTACGCTTATACGAACTCCATGGAGAAGAAGGTTTACACGAGGTCTATACAAATTACACCGCAGAGTTTAAACTAGACGTACTAAATTTTATGGCTCAATCGGGTATATCGTTAATGGATACAGCGGCTATATTCATGGTTCCTTCTTTTACAACGGTTTATCAATGGAAGAAGCAATTTGAAGTAGGTGGCTTAGATGCCCTTGAACCAAAGAAAAAGGGGCGTCCATTCATGAAAAATAAAAACACAAAACATGATACTAAAAAGATTCCGGCAGAAGGTTCAGTTGAAGCGTTACAAGCTGAATTAGAACGCTTACGTATGGAAAATGCGTATT TTAAAAAAGTTGAATGCCTTAGTTCAAAACAAGGAAAAATCACCAAACAAGACAAGGCACAAGTAGTCTATGAATTAAGGCATGAGTTTCAAGTGAAAGAATTAGTAAAGTTAGCGGATATCCCTCGAAGCACCTATTATTTTTATGTAAAACAAATGGATAGAATCGATCCAGATGCCGATTTAAAAGTAGAAATTAAAGCGATTTATGATGAACACGAAGGTCGTTATGGATATCGTCGTATTCGTAATGAGTTAGCCAATCGTAATCAAATAGTGAATCATAAAAAAGTGCAACGAATTATGAAAGAGTTAGGTTTAAAATGTCTTGTACGTATGAAAAAATATAAATCTTATAAAGGAACAGTTGGTAAAATTGCACCTCATATTTTAGAGCGTAAATTTACGGCAGATACGCCAAATGAAAAATGGGTAACCGATATTACAGAATTTAAATTATTCGGTGAGAAACTTTATTTATCACCTGTATTAGACTTGTATAATGGTGAAATCATTACCTATACAATTGGCTCTAGACCGACGTATTCACTTGTTTCAGAAATGTTAGAGACAGCATTAGAAGGTTTACCTGAAAATCACCAACTAATGATGCATTCAGATCAAGGGTGGCATTATCAAATGAAACAATACCGTCACGCATTACAAAAAAGAGGTATCGTACAAAGTATGTCTCGTAAAGGCAACTGTTATGACAACGCAGTAATGGAGAATTTCTTTGGAATCATGAAGTCTGAGTTTCTCTACATAAAAGAGTTTGAAAGTGTAGAGCACTTCAAAATAGAATTAGAAAAATATATAGATTATTACAATACAAAACGGATAAAGGCAAAATTAAAAATGAGCCCGGTGCAATACCGGACTCATTTTTATCAAGCTGCCTAA
- the tnpA gene encoding IS200/IS605 family transposase, giving the protein MINDYRRTKTTVSLINYHFVFCPRYRRKIFLNTKVEERFKELVQEICGEMDVAIVAMECDKDHVHLFLNTLPTLSPADTMAKIKGVTSKRLRGEFPHLQHLPSLWTRSYFVSTAGNVSTETIKQYVENQKTRG; this is encoded by the coding sequence ATGATAAATGATTATAGAAGAACAAAAACAACTGTGTCATTAATTAACTACCATTTTGTGTTTTGCCCGCGATACAGAAGAAAAATTTTTCTTAACACAAAAGTAGAAGAACGTTTCAAAGAGTTGGTTCAAGAAATATGCGGAGAAATGGATGTTGCTATTGTCGCAATGGAATGCGACAAAGACCACGTTCACTTGTTCTTAAATACACTACCAACACTTAGTCCTGCTGACACAATGGCGAAAATTAAAGGAGTGACATCGAAGCGTTTGAGAGGAGAGTTTCCTCATCTTCAACACTTGCCAAGTCTATGGACACGTTCCTATTTTGTTTCTACTGCTGGAAATGTATCGACTGAGACAATTAAACAGTATGTTGAAAATCAAAAGACGAGGGGGTGA
- a CDS encoding GNAT family N-acetyltransferase yields MKGKTKMTKISIEKATILDAEKLTEIMKRTFDAEAKQWLYGQDDVIDYNIQPPGYSSVEMMEYSIEELDSFKVVMDKEIIGGIIVTISGKSYGRIDRIFVDPVYQGKGIGSHVMKLIEKEYPNIKIWDLETSSRQINNHHFYKKMGYQMIFESEDEYCYVKRIKTSSNKASVVTNKDMKNSQYENCNLANTEYYQVNLKNSSFVGSNIMNMNMSNCNVSQSKFRNINFRWSSYADLNLSGSKFNLVTLGGVQFKNTSLGDEKEPIVFDKCDLECSTISNSNLKNIEIENCDIVGMKLNGILIENLLDLYNKVKS; encoded by the coding sequence ATGAAGGGGAAAACGAAAATGACGAAAATATCTATAGAAAAAGCTACAATTTTAGATGCTGAGAAATTAACAGAAATAATGAAAAGAACATTTGATGCAGAAGCAAAACAATGGCTATATGGCCAAGATGATGTCATTGATTATAACATTCAACCGCCAGGATATTCTTCAGTTGAAATGATGGAATATTCCATTGAAGAATTGGATTCTTTCAAAGTTGTAATGGATAAAGAAATAATCGGAGGGATAATAGTTACGATTTCTGGTAAGTCGTACGGTCGAATTGATCGTATTTTTGTAGATCCTGTTTATCAAGGAAAAGGAATTGGATCACATGTTATGAAATTAATAGAAAAGGAATATCCGAACATAAAGATTTGGGATCTCGAAACATCTAGTAGACAAATTAACAATCATCACTTTTATAAAAAGATGGGTTACCAAATGATTTTTGAATCGGAAGATGAGTATTGTTACGTGAAAAGAATAAAAACAAGCTCAAACAAAGCGAGTGTAGTTACAAATAAAGATATGAAAAATAGTCAATACGAAAACTGTAATTTAGCAAATACAGAGTATTATCAAGTGAATTTAAAAAACAGTTCATTTGTTGGTAGCAATATAATGAATATGAATATGAGTAATTGTAATGTAAGTCAATCCAAGTTTAGAAATATAAATTTTAGATGGTCATCATATGCAGATTTAAATCTTTCTGGTAGTAAATTTAATTTGGTGACTTTAGGTGGAGTGCAATTTAAAAATACAAGTCTTGGAGATGAGAAGGAACCTATTGTATTCGATAAATGTGATTTGGAATGTAGCACTATAAGTAATAGTAATCTGAAAAATATTGAAATAGAAAATTGTGATATAGTCGGCATGAAACTAAATGGTATTTTGATTGAAAATTTGCTTGATTTATATAACAAGGTGAAAAGTTAA
- a CDS encoding aspartyl-phosphate phosphatase Spo0E family protein, whose translation MELAKLEKVIEIKKEELLYLVSDYGIQHEKVLALSQELDKLINYFMFLK comes from the coding sequence ATGGAACTAGCGAAATTGGAAAAAGTAATTGAAATAAAAAAAGAAGAACTTTTATATTTAGTATCGGATTATGGAATTCAACATGAAAAAGTATTGGCATTGAGTCAAGAACTAGACAAATTAATCAATTACTTTATGTTTTTAAAATAA
- a CDS encoding GNAT family N-acetyltransferase yields MGINVRAVEIQDARAIHRICIQDNVLPYMVFLPSMRVEAMENRIRNLAPNQFEFVAEYDGEVVGFVGLTQSPGRRSHSGDLFIGVDSEYHNKGIGRALLTKMLDLADNWLMLERVELGVLETNPKAKALYEKFGFVEEGVKIGNLKAHGKFINEIMMSRFRPNGLIVHNE; encoded by the coding sequence ATGGGAATCAACGTTAGAGCAGTAGAAATACAAGATGCTAGAGCAATTCATCGTATATGTATACAGGATAACGTTTTACCGTATATGGTTTTCTTACCTAGCATGCGTGTAGAGGCTATGGAAAATAGAATTCGAAATTTAGCACCAAATCAATTTGAATTTGTTGCAGAATATGATGGAGAAGTTGTTGGGTTTGTAGGTTTAACACAAAGTCCGGGCCGAAGATCTCATTCAGGCGATTTATTCATTGGGGTAGACAGTGAATATCATAATAAAGGAATTGGGAGAGCACTTCTTACGAAGATGCTTGATTTGGCTGATAATTGGTTAATGTTAGAGAGAGTAGAACTAGGTGTATTAGAAACGAATCCAAAAGCAAAAGCTTTATATGAAAAATTTGGATTTGTAGAAGAGGGAGTAAAGATAGGGAATTTGAAAGCTCATGGAAAGTTTATTAATGAAATTATGATGAGTCGTTTTAGACCGAATGGTTTAATTGTACATAATGAATAG
- a CDS encoding protoporphyrinogen oxidase: MKTVVVIGGGITGLSTMFYLEKLKKDYNIDLNLILIEKEEYLGGKIHSVEEKDFIMESGADSIVARNEHVMPLVKDLNLEDEMVYNETGISYIYSENMLHPIPSDTIFGIPMSVQSLFSSTLVSTKGKIVALKDFITKNKEFTKDTSLALFLESFLGKELVERQIAPVLSGVYSGKLNELTMASTLPYLLDYKNKYGSIIKGFEENKKQFQSAGNKKFVSFKGGLSTIINRLEEVLTETVVKKGVITTAVSKQEDRYEISFANHETIQADYVVLAAPHDIAQTLLQSNELNEQFNTFKNSSLISIYLGFDILDEQLPADGTGFIVTENSDLHCDACTWTSRKWKHTSGKQKLLVRMFYKSTNPVYETIKNYSEEELVRVALYDIEKSLGIKGEPEVVEVTNWKDLMPKYHLEHNQAVQALQEKMTNLYPNVYLAGASYYGVGIGACIGNGKNIANEIMDTLNK; encoded by the coding sequence ATGAAAACAGTTGTTGTTATCGGTGGAGGTATAACGGGACTTTCTACTATGTTTTATTTAGAAAAATTAAAAAAGGATTATAATATCGATTTAAATTTAATTCTTATTGAGAAAGAAGAGTATTTAGGTGGTAAAATCCATAGTGTGGAAGAAAAGGATTTCATTATGGAGTCAGGGGCGGATTCAATCGTTGCTCGTAATGAACACGTTATGCCACTTGTAAAAGATTTAAATTTAGAAGATGAAATGGTATATAATGAAACAGGTATTTCTTACATATATTCTGAAAACATGTTACATCCGATTCCTTCTGATACTATATTTGGGATACCGATGAGCGTCCAGTCGTTGTTTAGCAGTACGCTAGTCTCAACGAAGGGGAAAATCGTAGCTTTAAAAGATTTCATAACGAAAAATAAAGAGTTTACGAAAGATACATCACTTGCTTTATTTTTAGAAAGCTTTTTAGGGAAAGAGTTAGTGGAAAGACAAATTGCTCCTGTGCTTTCAGGCGTATATTCTGGTAAATTGAATGAGCTTACAATGGCATCTACATTACCGTATTTACTGGATTATAAAAATAAGTATGGAAGTATTATTAAAGGTTTTGAAGAGAATAAAAAACAATTTCAATCAGCAGGAAATAAAAAATTCGTATCATTTAAAGGTGGACTATCTACGATAATTAATCGCTTAGAAGAAGTGCTGACTGAAACTGTCGTAAAAAAAGGTGTTATAACGACGGCTGTAAGTAAACAAGAAGATCGATATGAGATTTCTTTTGCAAATCATGAAACAATACAAGCTGATTATGTTGTTTTAGCAGCTCCACATGATATTGCACAAACTTTATTACAGTCTAATGAGTTAAATGAGCAGTTTAATACATTTAAAAACTCATCTCTTATAAGTATTTATTTAGGATTTGACATACTAGATGAACAACTACCAGCTGATGGTACGGGGTTTATTGTAACGGAAAACAGTGATTTACATTGTGATGCTTGTACATGGACAAGTCGAAAGTGGAAACATACATCGGGTAAACAAAAATTATTAGTTAGAATGTTTTATAAGAGTACCAATCCGGTATATGAAACAATCAAGAATTACAGTGAAGAAGAATTAGTACGAGTCGCTTTATATGATATTGAAAAGAGTCTCGGAATTAAAGGTGAACCAGAAGTAGTTGAAGTTACAAATTGGAAAGATTTAATGCCGAAATATCATTTAGAACATAATCAAGCGGTTCAAGCATTACAAGAAAAAATGACGAATCTTTATCCAAATGTATATTTAGCTGGTGCCTCATATTATGGTGTTGGAATTGGTGCGTGTATTGGAAATGGAAAGAATATAGCCAATGAAATAATGGATACATTAAATAAATAA
- a CDS encoding helix-turn-helix domain-containing protein, translating to MIHDRLGQTVLSYRKKNNMTIREFADYAGISTSLISQIERGHANPSLNVLELIAKALNVPLFTLFINDIDTDSLISKKKDRKKVYRENNDHIVYDVLTPDFMKARIEMLMMDLNKRANTTESHYSHEDKEEIAVIMKGEVYVELEGKEYYLEEGDVVRIPPNVKHRFLNKSDESNHILFVLTPSLG from the coding sequence ATGATACATGATAGGCTTGGACAAACAGTATTAAGTTATCGTAAGAAAAATAATATGACAATTCGTGAATTCGCTGATTATGCAGGAATTAGTACATCACTAATTAGCCAAATTGAAAGAGGACATGCTAATCCTTCTTTAAATGTTTTGGAGTTAATTGCAAAAGCATTAAATGTACCGCTGTTTACACTTTTTATTAATGATATCGATACAGATTCGCTCATTTCTAAGAAAAAAGATCGAAAAAAAGTATATCGGGAAAACAATGATCACATTGTATATGATGTATTAACACCTGATTTTATGAAAGCACGTATTGAAATGTTAATGATGGATTTAAATAAACGAGCAAACACAACAGAAAGCCATTATTCCCATGAAGATAAGGAAGAGATTGCTGTTATTATGAAAGGGGAAGTGTATGTGGAATTGGAGGGAAAAGAATATTATTTAGAAGAAGGCGATGTTGTACGTATTCCACCGAATGTGAAGCATCGATTTTTGAATAAAAGTGATGAATCGAATCACATTTTATTTGTACTGACACCATCTTTAGGATGA
- a CDS encoding DMT family transporter: MKSPILSYFILFFGVFALSTSAIFVKLADAPATIIAFYRLFFATLILLPLLLFNKNSRNELKTLTKKQWTFGFISGLFLAAHYVLWFESLQYTSVASSTVIVTLQPLFSMIGGYFLFKERFTKGAVIGCLIAISGSIIIGWQDFQISGEALYGDILAFIAAGIITAYFFISQHVRKDLSLIPYSVISYGSSAGFLGIFAFTQQESFIHYFTQTWLCFIGLAFIATILGQTIFNWLLKWMSATVISMSILGETIGTCILAYFILHETISLQQGLGITVIFIGLVLFLLQPSSNKKA, translated from the coding sequence TTGAAATCACCTATTCTTTCATATTTCATCTTATTTTTTGGTGTATTCGCCTTATCAACTTCAGCAATTTTTGTAAAATTGGCAGATGCTCCTGCGACAATCATTGCTTTTTACCGATTATTCTTTGCCACACTGATCCTGTTACCGTTATTACTATTTAATAAAAATAGTCGAAATGAGCTAAAAACTTTAACGAAAAAACAATGGACATTCGGATTCATATCTGGGCTATTTTTAGCTGCACATTATGTACTATGGTTTGAATCATTACAATATACTTCTGTAGCAAGCTCTACAGTTATCGTAACGTTACAACCTTTGTTCTCAATGATTGGTGGTTATTTTTTATTTAAGGAAAGATTTACGAAAGGAGCGGTTATTGGTTGCCTCATCGCTATTTCAGGTAGTATCATCATTGGCTGGCAAGATTTCCAAATTAGTGGAGAAGCTTTATATGGAGATATTTTAGCATTTATTGCTGCCGGTATCATTACTGCTTATTTTTTCATTAGCCAACACGTTCGTAAAGATTTGTCACTTATACCCTATTCAGTAATTAGTTATGGAAGTAGTGCTGGCTTTCTTGGCATATTTGCTTTCACGCAACAAGAATCTTTCATCCATTACTTTACACAAACTTGGTTGTGCTTTATTGGATTAGCTTTCATTGCTACAATTTTAGGACAAACCATTTTTAATTGGTTATTAAAATGGATGAGTGCTACTGTAATTTCAATGAGTATTTTAGGTGAAACAATTGGCACTTGTATACTAGCGTACTTTATATTACATGAGACCATTTCTTTACAACAAGGACTAGGAATTACCGTTATTTTTATTGGTTTAGTATTATTTTTATTGCAGCCAAGTTCTAATAAAAAAGCATGA
- a CDS encoding DUF4021 domain-containing protein yields the protein MNNKNMNKKENVTENTTSIQNNNTANLTIEEQAMNGLYGMPETTIEDADHAAADDLTSKN from the coding sequence ATGAATAACAAAAATATGAATAAAAAAGAAAATGTTACTGAAAACACTACATCTATTCAAAATAATAATACTGCAAATCTTACTATCGAAGAACAAGCAATGAACGGCTTATACGGAATGCCCGAAACAACAATTGAAGATGCTGATCACGCTGCAGCTGATGATTTAACTTCAAAAAATTAA